From Quercus lobata isolate SW786 chromosome 1, ValleyOak3.0 Primary Assembly, whole genome shotgun sequence, one genomic window encodes:
- the LOC115976108 gene encoding putative disease resistance RPP13-like protein 1 isoform X1 produces the protein MATIVGEALLSESVNLLLDLASQEVVKFIRGRKVSDTLLTKLKTSCLALSKVLNDAEEREITDTNVREWVDELKDAVYHAEDLLDEIATEALRCQVEADFVACTSKVRNFICTSFDQFGRKLESKIQEVVDKLEYLGLREGVEGRSSQIVPSTSLVDPETIIYGRDDDEKAIVNLLLSNDVASNNHPCVIPIVGMGGVGKTTLARDIYNNQRVIDHFSLKAWVCVSKEFDIPKITKNILEAVSSQTYNTTDFNIIQTKLKDYLMGKKFLLILDDVWNEKGDDWELLSIPFKYGTSGSRIIVTTRNESVVSIMSPIQIFHLNKLSEEDCWLLFANHAFGNGNSNAYPELKKIGEEIIKKCDGLPLAAKTLGRLLHYKLEVEEWNKILKSEIWSLPNDGVIFFQL, from the coding sequence atggcTACCATAGTAGGAGAAGCATTACTGTCTGAATCCGTTAACCTGTTACTTGACCTGGCATCTCAGGAGGTCGTGAAGTTCATCCGGGGAAGAAAAGTCTCTGATACACTACTAACAAAGCTGAAGACATCGTGTCTTGCCCTCAGCAAAGTGCTCAATGACGCAGAGGAAAGGGAAATCACTGACACAAATGTCAGAGAGTGGGTTGATGAGCTTAAGGATGCTGTCTATCACGCAGAGGACCTTTTGGATGAGATCGCTACTGAAGCTTTGCGGTGCCAGGTGGAAGCTGATTTTGTAGCCTGTACGAGTAAGGTACGTAACTTCATCTGTACTTCATTTGATCAGTTTGGGAGAAAACTAGAGTCAAAGATACAAGAAGTCGTAGATAAGCTGGAATATCTAGGTCTGAGAGAAGGTGTTGAAGGGAGATCTTCCCAAATAGTGCCCTCAACTTCTCTGGTTGATCCAGAAACTATAATTTACGGTAGGGATGATGATGAAAAGGCAATAGTCAACTTGCTGCTCTCAAACGATGTAGCAAGCAACAACCACCCTTGTGTGATTCCCATTGTGGGCATGGGTGGGGTTGGAAAGACAACCCTTGCTCGGGACATCTACAACAACCAAAGAGTCATAGACCATTTTTCCCTTAAagcatgggtttgtgtttcaaaagaatttgacatTCCTAAGATAACTAAAAATATTCTTGAGGCCGTCAGTTCACAAACATATAATACCACTGACTTCAATATTATCCAAACTAAATTGAAGGATTATTTgatgggaaagaaatttttACTGATTCTTGATGATGTATGGAATGAAAAAGGTGATGATTGGGAGCTCTTGAGTATTCCCTTTAAATATGGAACATCAGGAAGTAGAATTATTGTGACAACACGCAACGAAAGCGTTGTATCGATCATGAGCCCTATTCAAATTTTTCATCTTAATAAATTATcagaagaagattgttggctatTATTTGCAAATCATGCCTTTGGAAATGGAAACTCTAATGCATAtccagaattaaaaaaaattggtgaagAAATCATTAAGAAGTGTGACGGTCTACCATTAGCTGCAAAAACACTAGGTCGTCTATTGCACTATAAATTAGAAGTAGAGgaatggaataaaattttgaaaagcgAAATTTGGAGTCTGCCTAATGATGGGGTAATATTCTTCCAGCTTTAA
- the LOC115976108 gene encoding putative disease resistance RPP13-like protein 1 isoform X2, whose translation MATIVGEALLSESVNLLLDLASQEVVKFIRGRKVSDTLLTKLKTSCLALSKVLNDAEEREITDTNVREWVDELKDAVYHAEDLLDEIATEALRCQVEADFVACTSKDCRPPISMN comes from the coding sequence atggcTACCATAGTAGGAGAAGCATTACTGTCTGAATCCGTTAACCTGTTACTTGACCTGGCATCTCAGGAGGTCGTGAAGTTCATCCGGGGAAGAAAAGTCTCTGATACACTACTAACAAAGCTGAAGACATCGTGTCTTGCCCTCAGCAAAGTGCTCAATGACGCAGAGGAAAGGGAAATCACTGACACAAATGTCAGAGAGTGGGTTGATGAGCTTAAGGATGCTGTCTATCACGCAGAGGACCTTTTGGATGAGATCGCTACTGAAGCTTTGCGGTGCCAGGTGGAAGCTGATTTTGTAGCCTGTACGAGTAAG